A window of Chryseobacterium shandongense genomic DNA:
GCTGGGGATACCAGGTAACGAAGTCCACGTAGCGCTGCTCTGCGGTGAGACTTATAAAAGAAGCAATTCTTTTTTGATTGGCAATACTGTTCCGTTCATCAAGGTGAGCGATCATCATTGCAATAGCATTAATCTTCTTCAATTTCAAAAAATCCTCTCTGGCGATTATCAACATTTCAGTGTCTTCCCAAGCATCTATATGATATAAACTTGGAGTTCCAAAAACGAAACTCTCACGATCACCCATCCACCAGTTTTCAATGCCAACTTTAATAATTAACTCTGTACCCTTGTTGTTTACAAGGTACTGTCTCATTGCACCTTTCACAATGAAAGCAAAATGTTTGCAATGATTACCAGCATGTGAAAAATATTGTCTTTTTCTCAACTTTGTAGGAGAAAAAGCCTTTATAATTATAGACTTTTCATCTTTAGTTAATGGTTCAGAATCGAATTTCTTCAAATACTTAAAAAAGGCATCGTGCATATTCTACAATTTAAAATTAACAAATTATAACCTCCGTTGAATTAATCTCAATTATCAGAAGATAAAATCCATTGCTTCAATAACTTCCTGTATATCTTAAAATTCTTTATGTAAAATTTATATCTAAATTCTTCATATTTTAAATAAAATCTATTGATTTAAATCTACATTGTATAATTGATGTCTTTTAAGATCATTTGAACAAAAGTAACGTGTAATTTTTATAGTTGATATTAATACCACGTTCTCTTTAAGATAAAACCTCTCTAAACAACTTTGCCTAGAACTGAAATAACTTTAGTATTTAGAAAACTCGATGTACTAACTTCTAACTGTCGTGGTTATTTTCATCTTTCCGCTAAGTAATTTTGCAACAGAGCAGTTGTCGGCAACTCGAAGTAATTTCTCTTGGAGCTTCTTATCGTTATGATTCCTAAATGTAATTGATCTTTCAATATGCATTACAAGACCTTCTTGCTCTAGTTTTTGGATCATATTGGCTTCAACTTCTATGGTCAACAACTTGATATTGTGTATTTCCAAATACATATTCAATGTTGCAATTGTGCATGCCACCAATGAGGATAATAACAGGGTATAAGGGTCTGGGCCCTTATCTTGTCCGCCAGTTTCTGGTGGTTCATCTGTTCTAATGATTCCATTTCTCCACTTTATTATTGATTCGTATTTATTCTTTACTGACTGACCGCTTATGGGGTGTTCTAAAATATATTTCATTTAATTCAATTTCATTGATATAAAAACAGTGTAAGAGCTAGAACTTTGTGAAATAAATTGTAATTACAGTAGTAGATGATCTTTTATTTGCTGCCATGCAGCTGAATCAACTCATAAGAAATTTTCTTAGTGTAAGATCAATAATGGATATATAGAAATTTCACCATATTTTTCTGCGAGGTTTTCTTGTTATGCAAATCCTAATTTTCTAAAAGCTCATAAAAGAATTCGTAATTAAATCAGATAGACATTTTTACTTAACAAGGTTGGCAATAAATAAATTTAAGTAGCTACTCTGCGATTTAAAGTAATCTGCAATTCTTTCACAACACTTACACTTGTAAAATTCCTTAAATTTTTTAACAAAAAGATTAATATAACCAAAAGTGGCTAATAAAGAGTAGTTTACAAGAGAGAAAAACTCTATCGGTAACGATTTAGTAATGGTGCTTACTGCACTTATTTTCATTTGATTACCTTGTAAATCAATATTGCAAATATAAAAAATAAAGGGTAAAGAGTATTGGTTCTTTATCCTTTATTTTTACCCTTTCCTTCTACTTAATAACAAATAAAATCTCCCCACTGGGGAGAAACTGTGATAATAGTTTCAATATTATTCCCAAATTTTGACATATCAACAATAGATGCAACTCCGAAACAAATTGTGAGAACCTCTAAACGACTATGCTATGGAAATCGTGTTGAATAAAATATTATCGCAAATTCATTATCAAGAAGACAAACTATCTTCTCAAATGATGCCAACAGCGAATGAGGCTTATCAAATGACGTTGTTCCTAAAAGAACTGCTCTGTGCCATAAAAATCAAAGTCTTACAAGCCGGATTTAAAGATGAACAACAGGAGATTGAATTTTTCAAGAACATTAAACCACAAATCTTAGGGAAGCTCATTTACTATAATAAAGTCTTCCGCATCGAAACTACCTGCCCTGTGAGCAATGGCAAAATACACCAAAGCTATTATGAGAACCTATTAAAAACCCTCAAATTACAATATAAAGAAACTATTTGCAATGAGGATTTTTACAGATACTACCGTGCAGGCAGAATAGACCGTGACCATACTTATTTCAGGCTCGGACAAATCAATTACCACGATGGATTAAAGAGTGGTGTATTTGAAATTGACCTTAGCTTTTCAACATATTTTGATAACAAAATAGCCCACATTATAGCGAATGAATTACTTTATACTTATATGCTTACTAAAATCAGCCCCGAAGAAAATCCAGATTTGATTTTATTAAATGGAGAAGCAAACAAGGATATTTCGTGGACAAATTCTCAAAATGCACTTATCGAACTGATATATGCTCTTTATGCTTCTAATTCCATTGCACACGGAAAAATCGGCATCCGAAAATTAGCTTTGATTTTTCAAGTGCTATTCCGAACTCCCTTAAACGATATACATCACTCTTTCCACCGAATGAAAACAAGGGCAGGTTCCCGAACGGCATTTTTAGACCAGCTCAAAATATCCCTCGAAGAATATATGGATAAAGACCTTTAGCTACATTAAAAAACGGTATGTCCAGAGCAGTACACAAAATGTACTGCTTTTTCTTTGCCCATATCTGCCAATTGGCAAATGCTCTCAAAACTTCATTACAAAATATCCAAAATCCCCTAAAATCCTTATTAAACAAGGGTTTTCACTAATTGTAAAAATTTTCAAAAAACCGCCAAACCAATTGGCAAGGCTTGGCAGACAAACACTGCCACCTTTCACAATTTTGCATAGCGAACTTTAAAAAGCTGTGCAATGAAAATAATAACCATTGAAGAAGAAGCGTGGCAACAGCTAAACAGCCGTATCAATGCCATTGCCGACTACCTGAAAAGATTGGATGATAGAAGCTATGATGACCTGTGGGTCAATAACCACGAGGTATGCCAATACCTGCATATCAGCGAAAAGACCTTATGGCGCATGCGCACCAAAGGCGAGATTGCTTATTCAAAAATCTACGGTCAGTATTTCTACACCATAGGAGCAATTAAGGATATGCTCAATGCCAATGCCATACAGAGCAGTGATGAATTTGTGCAGGAGCTTATGGCAAAAGGCAAAAGCTATATCGAAAAAGGCAGAAAGCTAAAGGCAGACAAAAAATAGGTATGAACCCTTAAAGTATATTCCTATGAATATTGACAGAATGGAATTTTTGGCGTGGATGGAACGCTTAATGGGTCGCCTTGATATACTGGGCGATAATATAGACGAGTTGCAAAAGAAACGCAACAGTATAGATGGCGAGGAACTGCTCGATAATCAGGATTTGCTTCAAATGCTGAAAATAAGCAACCGCTCTCTGCAACGGTATCGCTCCATTGGCAAACTACCTTATTATACGATAAGTGGAAAATTGTATTACAAGCTATCTGATGTACATCAGTTCATAAGAGAGAGTTTTAACCCTCCCTCAAAATGAACGCCAATGAAAGACAAAGGCTGCCTTTGAGTGCCAAATTGAGCAATACAGCCAACGCTTCATCTACATTCGGCAGTGAATTTTTAAAACTTTCAAAATATGAGCGAAGAAATCACAAACAAACAGGAAATGCCCGAACAATTATCGGACATATTATTGGTGCTGGATAAAGAAAAAATGAAAATCCAAGCCGTAAAGAGTATTGACGAGAACGGAAAAATGGAAACCGTTGACCCCACGAAGAAAAACCAAAACCAGTTTATGCGTGTGGATAAAAGCGGCGACTTTTTTTCCAACTTCTTCTCCAATTTTTTCAGCCAATTAAAGAACCCTACCAATTTTTCATTCTTCAAAGTGCCTGCACCTATTGCGGTTAAAAAAGCACAGGAAATGCAAAAGCAGGTTGATAAGCCCACTCCCGAAGGTGAAAAAGTGATGAAAGAACACGAAGTAAAAACAGAACCGCAACAGGATAAAAAACAAGAAAATCAAAAAAATATGGCAACAACACAAACAACACCGGAAGCCAGCGAGTACCGCTACAAACCGGAGCAGATTGATTGGGACACAATGAAAAACCTCGGATTAAGCAAGGAGTATCTTGAAAAAAGAAACCTGCTTGACCCTTTGTTACGAGGTTATAAAACCAATGAACTTTTGCCGATAGGCGTTAATTTCGGCGGTACTATTCTCCGCACAGATGCCCGATTGTCTTTACAGCAAGCCGAAGATGGAAATGTTATTGTAGCAATACACGGCATCAAAAAAGAACCAAACCTCCATTTTGAGTTTTTCGGACACAAGTTTACCGATGAGGACAAAAAGAACCTGCTCGAAACAGGTAATATGGGGCGTGTAGTTAACCTGACCAATACCAAAACGGGCGAACTGATGCCGTCCATTATCAGTATAGACAGGCTAACAAATGATGTAATTGCGTTGCGGACGGATTTCATAAAAATTCCCGATGAAATTAAAGGCGTGAAACTGAACGATGAGCAAAAGCAAACTTTAATAGAGGGTAAACCACTAAAGTTAGAGGGTATGATTTCCACCAAAGGAACGGAGTTTTCGGCAACGGTACAGTTCAATGCAGACAAGCGTTATGTTGAGTTCCTGTTTGACCGCAATAACTCCAACAGGCAGACCCAAAGCAATGGGCAAACTCAAAACAACGGACAAAGTAATCAGCAAAGCCAGCCGCAGGAAGCTCCAAAAACATTCAGGGGCAAAGAACTGACCGATGAGCAGCATAAGGATTTCAAAGCCGGGCAAACCGTTTACATTGACGGATTGAAAGATAAGAAAGGGCAACCGTATCAGGGTTATATCACTTTCAATGCAGAAACAGGAAAAACGAACTTCCAATTTCCAAGCCAGGTTAAAGCACAGGCAAAACCTGCCGAAGCCCACAAAACGCAAACCGCCGTCAATTCAGAGGGCAAGACCAACGAAGCGACCAAAAATATCAACGAGCCTTTAAAATCTGGGCAACAAAGACCGAAAAACAAACAACAGCAGGAAAAATCCGAAACACCTGCAAAGTCCAAAGGCAGAAAAATGTAGTAAAGTATGAAAACAATAATCTCAGAAAAACCAAGCGTAGCAAGGGAAATAGCCGGACTTGTGGGAGCATCCGATAAAAAGGACGGCTACCTGACAGGTAACGGCTATTTTGTTACGTGGGCATTCGGTCATTTAATAGGATTGGGAATGCCCGAAGATTACGGGATTTCGGGATTTGACAAAGCAGCTTTGCCAATACTCCCAAACCCGTTTTTGCTGACCGTCCGAAAGGTCAAAAAAGACAAAGGTTATACAGCGGATACGGGTGCATTAAAGCAACTGAAAGTCATCGAACAGCTTTTTAACCGTAGTAACAGCATCATTGTAGCCACCGATGCAGGACGTGAAGGCGAACTCATTTTCAGGTACATTTATGAATACCTGAAATGCAACAAGCCCTTTGAGCGGCTTTGGATTAGTTCGCTTACCGAAAAAGCCATTAAGCAGGGGTTTGATAACCTCAAAGACGGAAAAGAATTTGATGGATTGTATCAGGCGGCACAAGGAAGAAGCCGTGCCGATTGGCTCGTGGGCATCAATGCTACACAGGCGTTGAGCATAGCCGCAGGAAATGGCATTTATTCGCTCGGAAGAGTGCAAACGCCTACACTGGTTTTGATATGCAAACGCTATTTGGAAAATAAAAATTTCTCGGTAAAGAAATACTGGCAGATACAGTTATCGCACAACAAAGAACTGATAGATTTTAAAAGCATTTCCAAAACCAAATGGGAAGACCAAAAACTTGCCGATGATACGCTGAAATCCATTCA
This region includes:
- a CDS encoding Crp/Fnr family transcriptional regulator codes for the protein MHDAFFKYLKKFDSEPLTKDEKSIIIKAFSPTKLRKRQYFSHAGNHCKHFAFIVKGAMRQYLVNNKGTELIIKVGIENWWMGDRESFVFGTPSLYHIDAWEDTEMLIIAREDFLKLKKINAIAMMIAHLDERNSIANQKRIASFISLTAEQRYVDFVTWYPQLVSRFPQHIIASYLGITKDTLSRVKVHLKK
- a CDS encoding OsmC family protein gives rise to the protein MKYILEHPISGQSVKNKYESIIKWRNGIIRTDEPPETGGQDKGPDPYTLLLSSLVACTIATLNMYLEIHNIKLLTIEVEANMIQKLEQEGLVMHIERSITFRNHNDKKLQEKLLRVADNCSVAKLLSGKMKITTTVRS
- a CDS encoding RteC domain-containing protein, which codes for MEIVLNKILSQIHYQEDKLSSQMMPTANEAYQMTLFLKELLCAIKIKVLQAGFKDEQQEIEFFKNIKPQILGKLIYYNKVFRIETTCPVSNGKIHQSYYENLLKTLKLQYKETICNEDFYRYYRAGRIDRDHTYFRLGQINYHDGLKSGVFEIDLSFSTYFDNKIAHIIANELLYTYMLTKISPEENPDLILLNGEANKDISWTNSQNALIELIYALYASNSIAHGKIGIRKLALIFQVLFRTPLNDIHHSFHRMKTRAGSRTAFLDQLKISLEEYMDKDL
- a CDS encoding helix-turn-helix domain-containing protein — its product is MKIITIEEEAWQQLNSRINAIADYLKRLDDRSYDDLWVNNHEVCQYLHISEKTLWRMRTKGEIAYSKIYGQYFYTIGAIKDMLNANAIQSSDEFVQELMAKGKSYIEKGRKLKADKK
- a CDS encoding helix-turn-helix domain-containing protein produces the protein MNIDRMEFLAWMERLMGRLDILGDNIDELQKKRNSIDGEELLDNQDLLQMLKISNRSLQRYRSIGKLPYYTISGKLYYKLSDVHQFIRESFNPPSK
- a CDS encoding DUF3945 domain-containing protein is translated as MSEEITNKQEMPEQLSDILLVLDKEKMKIQAVKSIDENGKMETVDPTKKNQNQFMRVDKSGDFFSNFFSNFFSQLKNPTNFSFFKVPAPIAVKKAQEMQKQVDKPTPEGEKVMKEHEVKTEPQQDKKQENQKNMATTQTTPEASEYRYKPEQIDWDTMKNLGLSKEYLEKRNLLDPLLRGYKTNELLPIGVNFGGTILRTDARLSLQQAEDGNVIVAIHGIKKEPNLHFEFFGHKFTDEDKKNLLETGNMGRVVNLTNTKTGELMPSIISIDRLTNDVIALRTDFIKIPDEIKGVKLNDEQKQTLIEGKPLKLEGMISTKGTEFSATVQFNADKRYVEFLFDRNNSNRQTQSNGQTQNNGQSNQQSQPQEAPKTFRGKELTDEQHKDFKAGQTVYIDGLKDKKGQPYQGYITFNAETGKTNFQFPSQVKAQAKPAEAHKTQTAVNSEGKTNEATKNINEPLKSGQQRPKNKQQQEKSETPAKSKGRKM